The Vulcanimicrobium alpinum sequence CACACGATCATCCCGATCCGCAGCGACTCGCGGCGGAACGCCTTTGCTCCGGCGTAATCGCGCGCGCCGATCCGCTGTCCGACGATCACCTCGCAGGCGTCGCCGAGCGAGCCCGGGATCGCCCACGTCGCGTCGTTCACCAGCGAGAGCGCGCGAAACGCGGCGACCGTCTCCGCTCCCGCCGGCGCGAGCAACGCGATCGTCACCGGCTCGGGGAGAATCTGCAGGGTGAGAAAAACGAACTCCGGCCAGCTCAGCGACGCGGTCTGGCGGACGAGCGCGGCGTCGATCCGCCAGGAGGAGAAGACGCGCAGCTCCGGCCGCCGCGTCGTCGCGTACACGACGTAACCGAGGCCCACGAATTCCGCGATCAGCGACGAGATGCCGGCACCCGTCAAACCGAGCGGATGATGCGTGCCCAGACCCAGTGCGAGGACGAGCAGCAGCGGGATGTGCACGGCATTGATCGCGATCAGCAACCGCAAGGTGGGGCGCGTATCGCCGGCGGTCGCGAACGCGATGACGAGTTGTCCGCTGATCGCCATCGGGACGAGGCACCAGTACCGCAGCGCGAGATAACGCGCCGACGCGTCGACCGGCGCGCCCACGGGGAGGATCGCGTGCATCAGCGGGTTCGCGCCGACGCTGAACGCCAGCGCGAGGGCGATCGCGATCCCGAGCGGCGCGATCGCGGACGAACGCACGATCGTGCCGAACCGATCGCCGCGTCCGGCGCCGATCGCCTGCGCCCCGATGATGCGCAGGCCGCTGCCGAACGCGAACAGCCCGATCCCGAAGACGAGAAACACCGCGGTTGCGCCGGTGATGCCGGCGAGCGCCGCGGTGCCGAGCGAGCCGATCGCGATCGTGTCGACGATCCCCAGGAGCTGATCGCTCAGGAGTGCCAGCGCGTTGGGCACGGCGAGGCGACGGATCGCCGCACCGGCGTCGCGGTGCTCGATCGCCGCGATGAGCGGCGCGTTCACCCCGCGCCGTTGCGGCGCGCGGCTGCCGGCGGGCGTTCGAGCGTCAGCATCCGGCCGTGCGGGCCCGGGACGCCGATGAGGACGTCGCACTGCGCGCTCGACGCGATCGACTCGATCGCGCGCCCGAGCGGCGCGCCGGTGTATTTTCCCTCGCGGTACGAGCCGAGCATGATGAGGTTGGCGCTTTCGCGTTTGGCGAGATCGACGACCGCCGTGCTCACCTGCCGCGCGTGGATCACGTCGGTGCGAATCGTGACGCCGCCGTGCTGCGCGATCGCCTCCGCGGTCGCCAGCGCCTCGATCGCGCGCCGGTCTTCCTGCGGCATCTGTGCGCCCTGCGGCAAGATCAGCGGGACTTCGACGATGTACACGGCGAGCAGCTCGGCGCGTTCGCGTCGCGCCAGCCGCGCGGCGAGCACCATCATGTGCTCCGAG is a genomic window containing:
- a CDS encoding MATE family efflux transporter encodes the protein MNAPLIAAIEHRDAGAAIRRLAVPNALALLSDQLLGIVDTIAIGSLGTAALAGITGATAVFLVFGIGLFAFGSGLRIIGAQAIGAGRGDRFGTIVRSSAIAPLGIAIALALAFSVGANPLMHAILPVGAPVDASARYLALRYWCLVPMAISGQLVIAFATAGDTRPTLRLLIAINAVHIPLLLVLALGLGTHHPLGLTGAGISSLIAEFVGLGYVVYATTRRPELRVFSSWRIDAALVRQTASLSWPEFVFLTLQILPEPVTIALLAPAGAETVAAFRALSLVNDATWAIPGSLGDACEVIVGQRIGARDYAGAKAFRRESLRIGMIVCTIAGVAVAVLSWPLAAICTLNAGLATIAALPLAVQAGVTLPLKGFAMTMLAPIRASGDARFVMVMGIVTTAIAIGGIALGIVTLHLGLWAVPLGWATSWVFRDTVTALRLRNGDWERRCIPTH
- a CDS encoding universal stress protein, translated to MIAIHPLGVLIALVIVALIGATIYWMLHPPPAPADIVAERAEAALEEMAGSIIVVFSEDIHSEHMMVLAARLARRERAELLAVYIVEVPLILPQGAQMPQEDRRAIEALATAEAIAQHGGVTIRTDVIHARQVSTAVVDLAKRESANLIMLGSYREGKYTGAPLGRAIESIASSAQCDVLIGVPGPHGRMLTLERPPAAARRNGAG